The following are encoded together in the Salvia hispanica cultivar TCC Black 2014 chromosome 6, UniMelb_Shisp_WGS_1.0, whole genome shotgun sequence genome:
- the LOC125196302 gene encoding elicitor-responsive protein 3, translating to MSVSGIQGQLLEVTVVGCNKLKDTEWISRQDPYVFLEYGSSKFRTRTCTDGGKNPTFQEKFVFTLIEGLRELSVVVWNSNTLTFDDFIGTGKVPLQKVLSEGYDDTAWPLQDKRGRHAGEVRLIMHFSNAKKAAKSHTPSAPSYSNAPPYSAPPPVASFPQASYPPSGYPPAPHYPSYPPNSAAYPPMQYQQPPAATYPPTYPPTSSYPPQSAYPPPPQDPHNYPPGPYPPVPYLYPRPPY from the exons ATGTCGGTCTCCGGCATCCAAGGTCAACTTCTCGAGGTCACAG TGGTCGGATGTAACAAATTGAAAGACACCGAATGGATTTCAAGGCAAGATCCCTACGTTTTTCTCGAGTATGGAAGCAGCAAATTTCGCACCCGAACTTGCACAG ATGGGGGCAAAAATCCTACTTTTCAGGAGAAATTTGTGTTCACTCTGATAGAAGGGCTGCGGGAGTTGAGCGTCGTAGTCTGGAACAGCAATACTCTCACTTTCGACGATTTCATCGGCACCGGAAA GGTTCCATTGCAGAAAGTTTTGTCTGAGGGTTATGATGATACCGCATGGCCTCTCCAGGACAAAAGAGGGAG GCATGCTGGAGAAGTTCGATTGATAATGCACTTTTCTAATGCCAAA AAGGCAGCGAAAAGCCACACTCCATCAGCTCCATCGTATTCAAATGCACCTCCATATTCAGCACCTCCACCAGTAGCTTCTTTTCCCCAGGCAAGCTATCCTCCATCGGGCTATCCTCCAGCACCTCATTATCCTTCCTACCCTCCAAATTCTGCAGCATATCCACCTATGCAATATCAACAACCGCCAGCTGCCACTTATCCTCCAACTTACCCTCCGACTTCATCATATCCGCCACAGTCGGCCTATCCCCCTCCTCCGCAGGACCCACATAACTACCCTCCAG GTCCATATCCTCCAGTTCCATATCTATATCCTCGACCACCGTATTGA